A window of the Salvelinus fontinalis isolate EN_2023a unplaced genomic scaffold, ASM2944872v1 scaffold_1488, whole genome shotgun sequence genome harbors these coding sequences:
- the LOC129849485 gene encoding copper-transporting ATPase 2-like, whose amino-acid sequence MFSQNPISSLTKYVSKPSVVGQVEVCMVECQSPCAVRTAVPDGQTADHGRVANQADLKEKMCPCEAWCSQKRTYENLAYEPGSQSELYPQPKALSRAVFQLSGLTPKSSIQAIESHVASLKGVVSVNFSVASGLAQVDYNASSVSTRELSLAIQAMGYGVVDVAGEEVTKIGETEATESLTRIGVKGMTCQSCVRSIEGWIGTLPGVLHIKVSLSDQEAVVRFQPHTVTSEEVKEQIENMGFGATLTNKDTSIDCGQGETHASSSILDSLTQTSVIGIVGMTCNSCVQSIEGKISEMTGVCSIAVSLKEEQGTVTFDPSLTQPEELRAAIEDMGFDASLIESGSAETLPTPPLQEPKTPLSPHFPRMAHSSSGSTKTSINGSSGSTKTSINGSSGSTKTSINGSSGSTKMATAGEEGKVQKCFIRVTGMTCASCVANIERNLVKHRGVISVLVALMAGKAEVKYDPGIVDAKRITQLIEGLGFGATLIEDNVVMDGKLDLSVTGMTCASCVHNIESKLTRTKGILEASVALATNKAQIKFDPEVLGARDIIRMIEGLGFGASLMKAEGFGNNLDHGEEIQQWKNSFLFSLVFGVPVMGLMIYMMVMDSQHGEHGGSMPEEQNLLPGLSLLNLAFFLLCTPVQIFGGRYFYIQAYRSLRHRTANMDVLIVLATSIAYIYSVVVLIVAMAERANQSPVTFFDTPPMLFVFIALGRWLEHIAK is encoded by the exons ATGTTTTCGCAAAATCCGATAAGTAGCCTTACTAAATATGTTTCGAAGCCGTCAGTCGTGGGACAGGTTGAGGTTTGTATGGTTGAATGTCAGTCGCCTTGCGCGGTTAGGACAGCTGTACCAGACGGACAAACCGCCGATCATGGGAGGGTAGCAAATCAGGCTGATCTGAAG GAGAAGATGTGTCCCTGTGAGGCCTGGTGTTCCCAGAAGCGGACCTATGAGAACCTGGCCTACGAGCCTGGGAGTCAGAGTGAGCTCTACCCCCAACCTAAGGCCCTCTCCCGGGCTGTTTTCCAGCTCTCTGGCCTCACCCCCAAGTCCTCCATCCAGGCCATCGAGAGCCACGTTGCTAGCCTGAAGGGAGTGGTGTCTGTCAACTTCTCTGTGGCCAGTGGCCTGGCTCAGGTGGACTATAACGCATCATCTGTCTCTACCAGGGAGTTATCTCTGGCGATCCAGGCCATGGGCTACGGCGTCGTGGATGTGGCTGGGGAAGAGGTGACTAAGATCGGGGAGACGGAGGCCACAGAGTCCCTGACGAGGATCGGGGTGAAGGGTATGACATGCCAGTCCTGTGTGCGCTCCATCGAGGGATGGATAGGGACTCTGCCTGGAGTTCTGCACATCAAGGTGTCTCTGAGCGATCAAGAGGCAGTAGTACGATTTCAGCCCCACACAGTGACATCTGAGGAGGTAAAGGAACAGATTGAGAACATGGGATTTGGTGCGACTCTTACGAACAAAGACACAAGTATAGATTGTGGGCAAGGGGAGACACATGCGTCATCCTCCATCTTGGATTCACTGACTCAGACGTCTGTCATTGGGATTGTAGGGATGACCTGTAATTCATGTGTCCAGTCCATAGAGGGAAAGATCTCTGAGATGACTGGGGTGTGTTCTATAGCGGTGTCATTAAAGGAGGAACAGGGAACCGTCACCTTTGACCCCAGTCTGACTCAGCCAGAGGAATTAAGGGCAGCCATTGAAGACATGGGATTTGATGCTTCACTCATAG AATCTGGTTCTGCAgaaactctaccaacccctcccCTTCAAGAACCAAAGACTCCCCTTTCCCCCCACTTCCCCAGAATGGCTCACAGTAGCTCTGGCTCTACCAAGACTTCCATTAACGGTAGCTCTGGCTCTACCAAGACTTCCATTAACGGTAGCTCTGGCTCTACCAAGACTTCCATTAACGGTAGCTCTGGCTCTACCAAGATGGCCACTGCCGGTGAGGAGGGGAAGGTTCAGAAGTGCTTCATCCGTGTGACAGGCATGACCTGTGCCTCCTGTGTGGCCAACATTGAGAGGAACTTAGTCAAACACAGAG gtgtcaTCTCAGTGCTGGTTGCCCTCATGGCTGGTAAGGCGGAGGTGAAGTATGACCCTGGTATTGTTGATGCCAAGCGGATAACACAGCTCATAGAGGGTCTAGGCTTCGGTGCCACACTGATAGAGGACAATGTTGTTATGGATGGGAAACTGGACCTCTCT GTAACTGGGATGACATGTGCGTCGTGTGTCCATAACATTGAGTCCAAACTCACCAGGACTAAAGGGATTCTGGAAGCCTCAGTTGCACTGGCAACCAACAAAGCCCAGATCAAGTTTGACCCAGAAGTGCTTGGAGCTCGTGACATCATCAGAATGATTGAG GGGCTAGGCTTTGGGGCGTCTCTAATGAAAGCTGAAGGCTTTGGGAACAACCTGGATCATGGGGAAGAGATTCAACA gtggaaGAACTCGTTCCTGTTCAGTCTGGTGTTTGGGGTGCCAGTGATGGGCTTGATGATCTACATGATGGTGATGGACAGTCAGCACGGGGAACACGGTGGCTCTATGCCCGAGGAGCAGAACCTTCTCCCAGGCCTCTCCCTCCTCAACCTGGCCTTCTTCCTGCTCTGTACACCTGTCCAA ATCTTTGGGGGTCGTTATTTCTACATCCAGGCGTACCGCTCGTTGAGACACCGCACGGCTAACATGGACGTCCTCATCGTCCTGGCAACCTCCATCGCCTACATCTACTCAGTTGTGGTCCTCATCGTGGCGATGGCAGAGAGAGCCAATCAGAGCCCTGTCACCTTCTTTGACACCCCGC